One window of the Tetragenococcus koreensis genome contains the following:
- a CDS encoding alpha/beta hydrolase: MDIKNITLDSTNNSSLTIYQSNTNVALPGIVIIAGGSYKELQERDTERVALQFATQAFQSFVVNYPVEEQKNYTAAKEVITQAFSYIADHASQLQVDINQLGIIGFSAGGQLAAAYSNQEATLAKFALLGYPVIKPTLDEKMGVKSEDVSQFVSTNTPPTFIWGAVNDQVTPFLEHIHVYTEALARNNVPFEVHEFGTGDHGIALANKWTSVVNNDRLDPHMSRWLPLSIEWLEKVVGIG; encoded by the coding sequence ATGGATATTAAAAATATTACGCTTGATTCAACGAATAATTCGTCATTAACGATTTATCAAAGTAATACAAATGTTGCTCTTCCAGGAATCGTTATTATTGCTGGAGGAAGTTATAAGGAACTACAGGAAAGAGATACGGAAAGAGTAGCACTGCAATTTGCGACACAAGCTTTCCAATCCTTTGTAGTGAATTACCCGGTGGAAGAACAAAAAAATTATACGGCTGCTAAAGAAGTAATCACACAAGCTTTTTCTTATATTGCAGATCACGCCAGTCAGCTACAAGTAGATATCAATCAGTTGGGAATTATTGGATTTTCAGCCGGAGGGCAACTAGCTGCGGCTTATTCAAATCAAGAAGCAACACTGGCTAAATTTGCGCTTCTTGGCTATCCTGTCATCAAACCTACCTTAGATGAAAAAATGGGCGTTAAGAGTGAAGATGTTTCCCAATTTGTTTCGACAAATACGCCACCAACCTTTATCTGGGGAGCTGTCAATGATCAAGTAACCCCATTTTTAGAACACATCCACGTATATACAGAAGCTTTGGCACGCAACAACGTTCCTTTTGAAGTTCATGAATTTGGCACTGGCGATCATGGCATCGCATTAGCTAATAAATGGACCAGTGTTGTTAATAACGATCGATTGGATCCACATATGTCACGTTGGCTCCCATTAAGTATTGAATGGTTAGAAAAGGTAGTAGGTATTGGATAA
- a CDS encoding LysR family transcriptional regulator: protein MLDFRTTTFLTVCKYMNFTQAAEELRITQPAVSQHIKYLETNYGTKLFSYEGKKLQLTRAGKLFHKTLSTVAYDDQLLRKSMLQDDHLVSHLNFGATRTIGEFVLPERLADFFKTHPSIQLTMIVENTAYLLDKLQSGAIDFALLEGYFPKTEYSFIQYSRENYVFVAGQNYSFKKTPHLLEDLLNETLIIRESGSGTRAIFEKNLEKQNLLLNDFKQILEIGDISVLKNFVKNNLGVTALYEAAVTEELKNGQLKKIVIDDLQKMHDFYFVWRKGSVFSDIYRTLAQSL from the coding sequence TTGCTAGATTTTAGAACGACTACATTTTTAACCGTATGCAAATATATGAATTTTACTCAAGCAGCTGAAGAACTACGTATCACCCAGCCAGCGGTGTCCCAACACATTAAGTACTTAGAAACAAATTATGGTACAAAGCTGTTTAGTTATGAAGGGAAAAAGCTACAACTGACTCGTGCCGGAAAACTTTTCCATAAGACCTTATCGACTGTCGCTTATGATGACCAGCTGCTAAGAAAAAGTATGCTGCAGGATGATCACTTAGTGTCCCATTTAAATTTCGGCGCTACGCGCACAATTGGTGAGTTTGTCCTACCAGAGAGATTAGCTGATTTTTTTAAGACGCATCCGTCGATACAGCTAACGATGATTGTTGAAAACACTGCTTACTTACTTGATAAGTTACAAAGTGGCGCAATTGATTTTGCTTTATTGGAAGGCTATTTTCCCAAAACAGAATATAGTTTTATCCAATATTCCAGGGAGAACTATGTTTTTGTCGCAGGACAAAACTACTCTTTTAAAAAAACGCCCCATTTGTTGGAAGATTTATTAAATGAAACCTTAATTATTAGAGAATCTGGCTCAGGAACACGCGCTATTTTTGAGAAAAATTTGGAAAAACAAAACCTATTACTTAATGATTTTAAGCAAATACTTGAAATTGGAGATATTAGCGTTTTGAAGAATTTCGTTAAAAATAATTTAGGCGTCACTGCGTTATATGAAGCGGCAGTAACAGAGGAATTAAAAAATGGTCAACTAAAAAAAATCGTCATCGACGATTTACAAAAAATGCATGACTTTTATTTTGTTTGGCGCAAAGGAAGCGTCTTTTCCGACATTTATCGCACACTGGCACAATCTCTTTAA
- a CDS encoding YeiH family protein, producing the protein MNFIKKNYQGIVLSFFIALIATFLGQRFSIIGGPVFGILVGLIIALFPRSSVFEPGIKFTSKKILQYAIVLLGFGMNLFQIFAVGSQSLLIIISTISTALIVTYFVSKWLKIPADVSILVGVGSSICGGSAIAATAPVIEAKDEDIAKSISVIFLFNVIAAFLFPIFGEFLGLNDVGFGTWAGTAINDTSSVVAAGQTWAASHSSDVALNYATIVKLTRTLAIIPITLILAFYRSKKSNAVSVKLSQTFPWFILFFLLAAIFSTVFQLDTSVTTTLTDLSKFFITMAMSAIGLNTNIVQLVKSGGKPILLGFICWISIMLVSLVMQQVLGIW; encoded by the coding sequence ATGAATTTTATCAAGAAAAATTATCAAGGGATTGTTTTATCCTTTTTTATTGCACTTATTGCAACATTTTTAGGACAGCGTTTTTCAATTATTGGAGGGCCTGTCTTTGGTATTTTAGTTGGTTTGATTATTGCGTTATTTCCCAGAAGTAGTGTGTTTGAACCTGGAATTAAGTTTACCTCCAAGAAAATTTTACAGTACGCTATTGTTTTACTGGGATTTGGAATGAACCTTTTTCAAATCTTTGCGGTGGGGAGCCAGTCGTTATTGATTATTATTTCAACAATCAGCACAGCCTTGATTGTTACGTATTTTGTAAGCAAATGGTTAAAGATTCCTGCAGATGTTTCAATTTTAGTGGGTGTGGGTTCTTCTATTTGTGGAGGCTCTGCGATTGCGGCTACTGCACCGGTGATTGAGGCGAAAGATGAAGATATCGCAAAATCAATTTCGGTAATTTTTTTATTTAACGTGATTGCAGCATTTTTATTTCCTATTTTTGGTGAGTTTCTAGGATTGAATGATGTTGGGTTTGGCACGTGGGCCGGCACTGCAATTAATGATACTTCATCAGTAGTTGCCGCAGGACAAACATGGGCCGCATCACATAGTAGTGATGTCGCTTTGAATTATGCAACGATTGTTAAACTAACTAGAACACTTGCGATCATTCCAATTACATTGATATTAGCTTTTTATCGTTCTAAAAAAAGCAACGCGGTTTCTGTTAAGCTATCTCAAACCTTTCCTTGGTTTATTTTGTTTTTCTTACTTGCCGCCATTTTTAGTACGGTGTTTCAATTAGATACCAGTGTGACCACGACATTAACGGATTTGAGTAAATTCTTTATTACGATGGCCATGTCAGCGATTGGTTTAAATACCAATATTGTCCAATTAGTAAAATCAGGTGGCAAACCGATTTTACTAGGCTTCATTTGTTGGATAAGTATTATGCTGGTTAGTTTGGTCATGCAGCAAGTGTTGGGTATTTGGTAA
- a CDS encoding YfcC family protein: MTENKQKKGFSVPSAYTILFLLIVTMAILSWIVPAGAYNVDQAGEIISDSYHTVANNPQGIWDIFMAPIIGMVGNETTEGAISISLFILVIGGFLGVVNKTNALNDGIEVLVHKYSKQKKMLIPILTILFALGGSTFGMAEETMAFYPLLIPIMKALGLDAIVAVAIPLVGVQMGNIAATVNPFATGVASQTLNISMGEGLISRLILLAINLSVAIWYIYHYASKIEKDPQKSLVYSTKEASEPSETEQAPGGKIPQLSSGQKRVLWIFALTFVLMVVGLVPWQTINTEWTFFDSFAEWLKNVPLLGSIIGQDIVAFGNWYFNEITMLFLAMAIAIKFAYRIPEQKFVGYFMEGVKDFVSVAIVVALARGIQVVMDAGMITDTVLHWGELVLQGTNKVVFTVATYIFYLPMTFLIPSTSGLAAATMGIIGPMGEFAGVASDIVVSIYQAAAGLVNMLTPTSAVVIGALQIANVNISTWWKWAWKLALLLLLISCSYFVILTLI; the protein is encoded by the coding sequence ATGACGGAAAATAAACAAAAAAAAGGTTTTTCAGTGCCCTCGGCATATACCATTTTATTTTTATTGATTGTTACGATGGCTATTTTGTCCTGGATTGTTCCCGCTGGAGCTTACAACGTTGACCAAGCAGGCGAGATCATCAGTGATAGTTACCATACAGTTGCTAATAATCCCCAAGGAATTTGGGACATTTTCATGGCCCCAATCATAGGGATGGTCGGTAATGAAACAACAGAAGGAGCCATTTCGATTTCTCTTTTTATTTTAGTCATTGGAGGTTTTTTAGGAGTTGTCAATAAGACAAACGCACTAAACGACGGAATCGAAGTTTTAGTTCATAAATATTCCAAACAGAAGAAAATGTTGATTCCTATTTTGACAATACTTTTTGCATTAGGAGGTTCGACTTTTGGTATGGCAGAGGAAACAATGGCATTTTATCCGCTATTGATTCCAATCATGAAGGCTTTAGGATTAGACGCGATCGTTGCCGTTGCAATTCCTCTGGTCGGTGTTCAGATGGGAAATATCGCTGCTACAGTTAACCCTTTTGCCACAGGTGTTGCATCGCAAACCTTAAACATTTCGATGGGAGAGGGCTTGATTTCTCGCTTGATTTTGTTAGCAATCAATTTATCGGTTGCGATTTGGTATATTTATCATTATGCTAGTAAAATTGAAAAAGACCCGCAAAAATCTTTGGTCTATTCTACAAAAGAGGCGAGTGAACCTTCAGAAACTGAACAAGCGCCTGGAGGGAAAATTCCACAGCTTTCTTCAGGACAAAAAAGAGTATTATGGATTTTTGCTTTGACTTTTGTACTGATGGTCGTTGGTTTGGTGCCTTGGCAAACGATCAATACTGAGTGGACCTTTTTTGATTCGTTTGCCGAATGGCTGAAAAACGTGCCTTTATTAGGAAGTATAATTGGACAAGACATTGTGGCATTTGGCAATTGGTATTTTAATGAAATCACGATGCTCTTTCTTGCAATGGCAATTGCTATTAAATTTGCCTATCGTATCCCTGAACAAAAATTTGTTGGTTATTTCATGGAAGGTGTGAAAGATTTTGTCAGTGTCGCAATCGTTGTAGCTTTAGCGCGTGGTATTCAGGTTGTGATGGATGCAGGTATGATTACTGATACTGTCTTACATTGGGGAGAATTGGTTCTTCAAGGTACCAACAAAGTGGTCTTTACGGTTGCAACTTATATTTTTTATTTACCAATGACATTCCTTATTCCTTCAACATCAGGATTAGCTGCAGCGACAATGGGGATTATTGGTCCTATGGGAGAATTTGCAGGTGTAGCATCAGATATCGTTGTTAGTATCTATCAAGCAGCCGCTGGGTTGGTTAATATGTTGACGCCAACGTCTGCGGTAGTTATAGGTGCTTTGCAAATTGCGAATGTTAATATTTCGACGTGGTGGAAATGGGCTTGGAAATTAGCTTTATTGTTACTGCTCATTTCTTGTAGCTATTTCGTAATTTTAACGCTGATTTAA
- a CDS encoding ArgE/DapE family deacylase translates to MNKEKQIELLQHLIQIPTVDDHEKQVVDYIVKLFAPYKDQDAVRITRVPYKGDRESVVVSIGPENSDFKLGFSGHMDVVNLGDPDAWKDDPFSGKLYDNNTKMYGRGTTDMKSGLAGMVGTMLTLLEEKVPLKGELRLLATVGEETGMWGSEELTKQGYVDDLDVLVIGEDTTDLNVVYASNGDIDYTITSYGKVAISSSPGINALDHMLDFIHMANQKLRTQPKIHETLGPLVHNVTMISGGDQVNSIPGKITARGNVRINPLYTVEEVQEMVESIVSELNSWPDYKFELQYDYLGGAVDGDLQGEYVTTAKQMLGDILGHPVKIVGEPGATDASNFVKSPSAPTMLVVGPGNDSVHQIDEYVDIDEYLAAAEFYKRFAKKYLS, encoded by the coding sequence ATGAACAAAGAAAAACAAATTGAATTACTGCAACATTTGATTCAAATCCCGACTGTGGACGATCATGAAAAGCAAGTCGTAGATTACATCGTGAAATTATTTGCACCCTATAAAGACCAAGACGCAGTACGGATTACGCGTGTTCCTTATAAAGGAGATCGGGAGAGTGTAGTTGTTTCGATCGGACCCGAAAATAGTGATTTTAAACTAGGCTTTTCCGGGCATATGGATGTCGTCAATTTGGGCGATCCAGATGCATGGAAGGATGATCCTTTTTCTGGCAAGCTATATGACAACAACACGAAAATGTATGGACGTGGAACGACTGACATGAAGAGTGGTTTGGCCGGTATGGTCGGCACGATGTTAACGTTATTAGAAGAAAAGGTTCCTTTAAAAGGAGAATTACGTTTATTAGCGACAGTAGGTGAAGAGACTGGAATGTGGGGTTCAGAGGAATTGACCAAGCAAGGGTATGTCGATGATCTGGATGTTCTGGTAATTGGTGAAGATACCACAGATCTGAACGTGGTATATGCCAGTAATGGCGATATTGACTACACGATTACCTCCTATGGGAAAGTTGCGATCAGTTCTAGTCCGGGCATTAATGCCTTGGACCACATGCTAGACTTTATTCATATGGCGAATCAAAAGTTGCGGACTCAACCAAAAATCCATGAAACGTTGGGACCATTGGTTCATAATGTAACGATGATCTCAGGTGGAGATCAAGTGAATAGTATACCGGGGAAAATCACAGCTCGTGGAAATGTTCGGATCAACCCGCTGTACACAGTTGAAGAGGTTCAAGAAATGGTGGAAAGCATCGTTTCAGAGTTGAATTCCTGGCCAGATTACAAATTTGAATTACAATATGATTATTTAGGCGGGGCAGTAGATGGTGACCTACAAGGCGAATATGTCACAACAGCTAAACAAATGTTGGGCGATATTTTAGGCCATCCGGTTAAGATTGTTGGCGAACCTGGAGCCACAGATGCTTCTAACTTTGTTAAAAGTCCTTCAGCGCCAACGATGCTTGTAGTTGGCCCAGGGAATGATTCTGTCCATCAAATCGATGAATATGTGGATATAGATGAATACTTAGCTGCGGCAGAATTTTATAAACGGTTTGCTAAGAAGTATTTGTCTTAA
- a CDS encoding NAD-dependent epimerase/dehydratase family protein translates to MSNILITGATGKIGTQLTKHLKNQHDLTLVDVDFSNFPEFLKEKTKIVETDLTKPKNWEGLLDNIEYVIQLAGQASPDAEFYNDLLELNYKLPHNLYEEATQAKHLKRIIFASSIHAVDAYPDNIQIKVADQVRPNDLYGVSKVYLEGLASYHAYINGIESIGIRIADYKTNRNELDENADKNEMASYFSAQDMNHLVDCCLESELQEPFLVVNGISNNTFPRLSLKEAHVALNYQPKDNAFKENGYFL, encoded by the coding sequence ATGTCAAATATACTTATCACCGGCGCCACAGGAAAAATTGGCACACAGTTGACGAAACATTTAAAAAACCAACACGACTTGACTTTAGTGGATGTTGATTTTTCAAACTTCCCGGAGTTTTTAAAAGAAAAAACGAAAATTGTTGAAACAGATTTAACTAAACCCAAAAATTGGGAAGGATTATTAGACAATATTGAATATGTCATCCAGTTGGCGGGCCAAGCAAGTCCTGATGCCGAATTTTATAATGATTTATTGGAATTGAACTACAAACTTCCCCACAACTTATATGAAGAAGCAACGCAAGCTAAGCACTTAAAACGAATTATTTTCGCAAGTTCCATACATGCAGTGGATGCTTATCCTGATAACATACAAATCAAGGTAGCGGACCAAGTACGCCCCAATGATTTGTATGGTGTTTCCAAAGTTTATTTAGAGGGTTTAGCTTCTTATCACGCATACATAAATGGTATAGAATCCATTGGTATTCGAATCGCGGATTACAAAACAAATAGGAATGAACTGGATGAAAACGCGGATAAAAATGAAATGGCGAGTTACTTCTCAGCACAGGATATGAATCATTTAGTGGACTGCTGTTTAGAATCTGAACTTCAAGAACCTTTTTTAGTTGTCAATGGCATCTCAAACAATACTTTCCCGCGACTTTCCCTAAAAGAAGCTCATGTAGCATTAAACTATCAGCCAAAAGATAATGCATTTAAGGAAAATGGATATTTCTTATAG
- a CDS encoding sugar phosphate isomerase/epimerase family protein, giving the protein MKLATRINSFLPKFNNDLGEIFKEFNHIGLSHVDLNYPEHVEDISAQNMKELLDKNDLKANGVALRFRNEFINGELGNADKEISEKAVQLTKDAADYCREIEGEVVTIWLGFDGFDYSFQINYEKVWQQIKNCMIEIADYAPDLKISIEYKPFQPRAYAFIDSLGIAMSMMNEIDRENVGITLDYCHMLMKHENPAYGASILGSRQKLFGVHLNDGYGLNDDGLMIGTSSLVKTFEFLYYTKLHNYDQAIYFDTFPVIEDPVEECEANLKMITRINEKIDQIGLNKITSIIEKNSGVKASELVLEILS; this is encoded by the coding sequence ATGAAATTGGCAACCAGAATCAATTCTTTTTTACCTAAGTTTAATAATGACTTAGGAGAAATTTTTAAAGAATTTAATCATATTGGTTTAAGTCATGTAGATTTAAATTATCCAGAACATGTTGAAGACATATCAGCGCAAAATATGAAAGAGCTTCTAGACAAAAATGATTTAAAAGCAAACGGTGTTGCGCTACGGTTTCGCAATGAATTTATCAATGGAGAACTAGGTAACGCTGATAAGGAAATTTCAGAAAAAGCAGTCCAGCTTACTAAAGATGCCGCAGATTACTGCAGAGAAATTGAAGGGGAAGTCGTTACTATTTGGCTAGGCTTCGATGGCTTTGATTATTCATTTCAAATTAATTATGAAAAAGTTTGGCAACAAATTAAAAATTGCATGATCGAAATTGCTGACTATGCGCCTGATCTTAAAATTAGTATTGAGTATAAACCATTCCAACCTCGCGCTTATGCTTTTATTGATAGTTTAGGAATTGCGATGTCAATGATGAATGAAATCGATCGTGAAAATGTGGGCATCACTTTAGACTATTGTCATATGTTAATGAAGCATGAAAACCCCGCGTATGGTGCAAGTATTTTAGGAAGTCGTCAAAAATTATTTGGTGTTCATTTAAATGACGGCTATGGGTTGAACGACGATGGTCTGATGATTGGTACAAGTAGTTTGGTAAAAACTTTTGAATTCTTATATTACACAAAACTGCATAATTATGATCAAGCGATTTATTTTGATACTTTTCCAGTGATCGAAGACCCGGTCGAAGAATGTGAGGCCAATTTAAAAATGATCACTCGGATAAATGAAAAAATTGATCAAATCGGCTTAAATAAAATAACATCAATAATAGAAAAAAATAGTGGTGTAAAAGCAAGTGAACTTGTATTGGAAATCTTATCTTAA
- a CDS encoding PTS transporter subunit EIIC, which produces MDYKKMAQEILDEVGGPENVSNMTHCATRLRLTLKDTSNVDSKALEAIDGVQNAVNKAGQYQILIGTEVPKLYEEFEPLVKGESTDAMTQDNGSSGSIIGNIFSAISAIFAPLLPALAGSGILRGLLILAVQIGIISEDSGTYSILFVASMSVFYFLPVLLAFTSARRFGASPYISALIGASLIHPDFIALMGDAGNGATTDFFNIPVVLMEYNSTVVPIILSIWAFSYLYKFLDNHVTENLKLVVIPLVSLAIMVPLTVIIIGPIGVYSGEAVANVVNWLIERSSILTGIVVGGGWSVLVSLGIHWAVNPIMINNVSTYGFDYIVPFTFACNFAVIGTTIGVYFKAKNKKLRGFAVTGLVTVALSAIIEATLFGLLVKNKKLFLSQIIGGAVGGAYLGLTKVVTNAFVFGSVTTFPAFVENNSANFINAMIGLLISLVVSAILAYVFTRKDEQLAQ; this is translated from the coding sequence ATGGATTATAAAAAAATGGCGCAGGAAATTTTAGATGAAGTTGGTGGACCAGAGAATGTTTCTAACATGACGCACTGTGCGACAAGATTAAGACTTACTTTAAAAGATACTTCAAATGTTGATAGTAAAGCGCTTGAAGCAATTGATGGAGTGCAAAATGCTGTTAATAAAGCTGGGCAATATCAAATTTTAATCGGTACAGAAGTGCCTAAACTCTATGAAGAGTTTGAACCTCTAGTAAAAGGGGAATCTACTGATGCGATGACACAAGACAATGGAAGTTCTGGTAGCATTATTGGAAACATCTTTTCAGCCATTTCAGCCATTTTTGCACCATTGTTACCAGCTTTAGCCGGTTCGGGAATCTTACGCGGGTTATTGATTCTAGCTGTTCAAATAGGAATTATTAGTGAAGATAGTGGTACTTATTCGATTTTATTTGTTGCCTCCATGAGTGTCTTTTATTTCTTACCGGTTTTGTTAGCGTTTACCTCGGCTAGAAGATTTGGTGCGAGCCCTTATATTTCAGCTTTGATCGGCGCTTCGTTAATTCATCCTGATTTTATTGCTTTAATGGGTGACGCGGGTAACGGAGCAACTACCGATTTTTTCAATATTCCAGTTGTTTTGATGGAATATAATTCCACGGTCGTTCCAATTATTTTATCTATTTGGGCGTTTTCTTATCTGTATAAGTTTTTAGATAATCATGTCACTGAAAACTTAAAATTAGTCGTGATTCCACTTGTTTCGCTTGCCATTATGGTTCCTCTAACTGTAATTATTATCGGACCAATTGGTGTTTATAGTGGGGAAGCTGTAGCAAATGTTGTGAATTGGCTGATTGAACGTAGTAGCATTTTGACAGGGATTGTTGTTGGCGGCGGTTGGAGTGTACTTGTTAGTCTTGGGATTCACTGGGCGGTAAACCCTATTATGATCAATAATGTTTCGACTTATGGATTTGACTATATTGTCCCGTTTACCTTCGCTTGTAATTTCGCTGTCATCGGAACGACAATTGGTGTTTACTTTAAAGCAAAAAATAAAAAACTTAGAGGTTTTGCAGTAACAGGTTTAGTAACCGTAGCTCTTTCTGCGATTATTGAAGCAACTTTATTTGGCTTATTAGTAAAAAATAAAAAATTATTTTTAAGCCAAATTATTGGAGGAGCAGTTGGGGGGGCTTACCTTGGTTTGACAAAAGTAGTAACCAACGCTTTTGTTTTTGGTAGCGTTACAACATTCCCAGCTTTTGTTGAAAATAATAGTGCGAACTTCATAAATGCGATGATTGGCTTATTAATCTCACTGGTTGTTTCAGCGATTTTAGCCTATGTATTTACTAGAAAAGACGAACAACTTGCGCAATAA
- the rpiB gene encoding ribose 5-phosphate isomerase B, whose product MKIAIGSDHVGFELKPTIIDYLEELGHKVTDFGAKSSARVDYPDYSKKVAEAVLSEDFDRGILICGTGVGISIAANKIHGIRAVVCSEPYSAKLSKEHNNTNILALGSRVVGKELAKMIVDEWLEAEFEGGRHANRVEKIAKLEE is encoded by the coding sequence ATGAAAATAGCAATTGGGTCAGATCATGTCGGCTTTGAATTAAAGCCAACTATTATTGATTATTTAGAGGAATTAGGGCATAAAGTAACCGACTTTGGTGCAAAATCCAGCGCACGAGTTGATTATCCAGATTATAGTAAAAAAGTTGCAGAAGCCGTGCTTTCAGAAGATTTTGATCGTGGAATTCTAATATGCGGAACTGGAGTGGGTATCTCGATTGCCGCCAATAAAATCCATGGCATTCGTGCGGTTGTTTGTAGTGAACCATATTCTGCCAAATTGTCAAAAGAGCATAACAATACCAACATTTTAGCTTTAGGTTCTAGAGTTGTTGGAAAAGAATTGGCGAAAATGATTGTGGACGAATGGTTAGAAGCCGAATTTGAAGGCGGACGACACGCTAATCGTGTAGAAAAAATTGCAAAATTAGAAGAATAA
- a CDS encoding DeoR/GlpR family DNA-binding transcription regulator, giving the protein MIPYERQEKILEELNKEELLKIEELQQVIPNASMSTLRRDLKELEKRGKIVMLTGGAVKVSSPTVELSIATKQSLHSKEKEMIAEIAEKLINNGDVIYLDSGSTCTALLNKIIYKKITIITTNAGVLSAPTDIEADIIVLGGRYNPNISSLNGPLTDNNIQDFYFDKSFLGANGIDSTRGVSTPNLVEANKKRYVINNSKKSFLLCDSSKFHASSTVRAFDLNEVTLIANQYDEDLAKQTELMYPSHSK; this is encoded by the coding sequence ATGATTCCTTATGAACGGCAGGAAAAAATTTTAGAAGAACTTAACAAAGAAGAGCTATTAAAAATTGAAGAGTTACAACAAGTGATTCCCAATGCATCAATGTCTACACTTAGACGAGATTTAAAAGAGCTAGAAAAACGAGGGAAAATTGTCATGCTGACAGGTGGTGCGGTAAAAGTGTCTTCTCCAACTGTTGAGTTATCGATCGCTACTAAGCAATCTTTACATTCAAAAGAAAAAGAAATGATTGCTGAAATTGCTGAAAAACTGATTAATAACGGAGACGTTATCTACCTTGATTCAGGTTCAACTTGTACAGCTTTATTAAATAAAATTATCTATAAAAAAATTACGATAATTACGACCAATGCTGGTGTGTTAAGTGCTCCAACTGATATTGAAGCAGATATTATCGTTTTAGGCGGACGCTATAACCCTAATATTTCTTCGTTAAATGGACCTTTAACAGATAATAACATTCAGGATTTTTATTTCGATAAATCATTTTTGGGGGCTAACGGGATTGATTCAACTAGAGGAGTTAGCACTCCGAATTTGGTGGAAGCTAATAAAAAACGCTATGTAATTAATAATTCTAAAAAGTCTTTTCTGTTATGTGATAGTTCAAAGTTTCATGCTAGCTCTACAGTAAGAGCTTTTGATCTAAATGAAGTGACATTAATAGCCAACCAGTATGATGAAGACTTAGCCAAGCAAACGGAATTAATGTATCCTAGCCATTCGAAATAA
- a CDS encoding mechanosensitive ion channel domain-containing protein — MSLADSVVLFLLLIGAIGLLSIKGLFSNFVVWTMLMRKKYFKTYDRIEIDGNKGIVTKVSFLYFQMMELSNWFDAEAPTGRVIRIPNELLLKKPVFNYNGLLKINWKEVEYTIRPDSDWEKATQILTEISEAYVHELINGRFVNKKEELEHKIDLFDGKVDPVNIVDVTPIGITLKVRFPVYYTEGTATKTMLNKQVLRRFTDEPDIELVGTKLHIKDEKE, encoded by the coding sequence ATGTCTTTAGCAGACTCAGTTGTATTATTTTTGCTATTAATAGGTGCGATCGGTTTACTTTCAATAAAAGGGCTTTTTTCTAATTTTGTTGTATGGACAATGTTAATGCGCAAAAAGTATTTTAAAACCTATGATCGTATTGAAATTGACGGAAATAAGGGGATTGTTACCAAAGTCTCGTTTCTATATTTTCAAATGATGGAATTGTCCAATTGGTTTGATGCTGAAGCTCCTACAGGGCGAGTGATACGGATTCCTAATGAGCTTTTGCTGAAAAAACCAGTGTTTAACTACAATGGCTTATTAAAGATTAATTGGAAAGAAGTTGAATATACAATTCGGCCAGACAGTGATTGGGAGAAAGCTACGCAAATCCTGACTGAAATTTCAGAAGCCTATGTACATGAGCTAATAAATGGTCGTTTTGTGAATAAAAAAGAAGAACTAGAACATAAAATAGATTTATTTGACGGCAAAGTAGATCCTGTGAACATTGTTGATGTTACGCCTATCGGGATTACTTTAAAAGTTCGTTTTCCGGTATATTACACTGAAGGAACTGCTACTAAAACCATGTTAAATAAACAAGTACTGAGACGTTTTACCGATGAACCAGATATCGAATTAGTTGGGACTAAGCTGCATATTAAAGATGAGAAAGAATAG